In Lentisphaerota bacterium, a genomic segment contains:
- a CDS encoding PAS domain S-box protein, giving the protein MKDPLMRLAQKTNGGAANGDRNHPAPQGVNGGHSLDLADPCRTCATGKSGYRHDHKSLYRQLLAGLYDAVLITDPNGYVIDTNPRVEEFFRYKASETWDIMVGELIVGVNGPLLERVRKGLGEGRFILLDAKCVRKDGTTFAGEVSISSIELVNGGDLVFAVRNVDRRKNAWQKLKSRQHAWMNALAAGVIGDPDGLICGINRAALKLWGYAGEEDLIGKPIEKLWVDVETAARAVAAAQSGASWSGPMQAATRDGCAVQVQASFDSEVGACDGVAGIVCSALPQVSP; this is encoded by the coding sequence ATGAAAGACCCCCTTATGAGACTGGCCCAGAAGACAAACGGAGGAGCCGCAAACGGCGACCGAAATCACCCCGCGCCTCAGGGTGTGAATGGCGGTCATTCCCTCGATTTGGCCGATCCCTGCCGCACCTGCGCCACGGGCAAGTCCGGTTACCGGCACGACCACAAGTCGCTCTACCGGCAGTTGCTGGCCGGACTTTATGATGCCGTTCTGATCACCGACCCCAACGGGTATGTGATCGACACAAACCCCCGGGTGGAGGAATTCTTCAGGTACAAGGCCTCGGAAACGTGGGACATCATGGTCGGCGAATTGATCGTGGGGGTGAACGGCCCCCTTCTGGAGCGGGTGCGCAAGGGGCTCGGCGAGGGGCGCTTCATTCTTCTGGATGCCAAGTGCGTGCGCAAGGACGGCACCACCTTTGCGGGCGAGGTGTCGATCAGCTCGATCGAACTGGTGAACGGGGGAGATCTGGTGTTCGCTGTGCGCAATGTGGACCGCCGCAAAAACGCCTGGCAGAAGCTCAAGAGCAGGCAGCATGCGTGGATGAATGCGCTGGCGGCCGGCGTGATCGGCGATCCGGATGGGCTGATCTGCGGCATCAACCGCGCAGCCCTCAAGCTCTGGGGCTATGCCGGTGAGGAGGATCTGATCGGCAAGCCGATCGAAAAGCTCTGGGTGGATGTCGAGACCGCCGCCCGTGCGGTGGCGGCGGCGCAGTCCGGCGCATCCTGGTCCGGGCCGATGCAGGCGGCCACGCGGGACGGGTGCGCGGTGCAGGTGCAAGCGTCGTTTGATTCCGAGGTCGGTGCGTGCGACGGTGTGGCGGGTATCGTGTGTTCGGCTTTGCCGCAGGTGTCCCCTTAG
- a CDS encoding outer membrane lipoprotein-sorting protein, giving the protein MTQSAKRINRFRAIFAGLSFPPACGITVRSMQSESGGTCERKGVFMKGCWRYVLGLLAVCVGSVGAADATGSPDTDAASRRQASAILSACTANLPREKMELAGTLTVRRQRGFILSENAYRLELEWGATPAIAAVTLFAPGSTTAVQRVVMTRDGRSASLAFFSGPDLAPAEPPSLAGRVGGTDLTWLDLTMDFLWWPDVRLDGEGDAKGRTCDIIVATPPMPIPGCAAVRMWIDRKLGFLMQVEQLDPQGEPVRKMWVQSVKKMNERWMIRDMEVEMMGSGHRTRLYVDRLILP; this is encoded by the coding sequence ATGACACAATCTGCCAAAAGAATCAACCGCTTTCGCGCGATTTTCGCAGGGTTGTCTTTTCCGCCAGCCTGTGGTATAACAGTCCGGTCGATGCAAAGTGAATCGGGTGGGACGTGCGAGCGAAAGGGTGTTTTCATGAAGGGGTGCTGGAGATACGTGCTCGGGCTGCTGGCCGTGTGCGTGGGATCGGTGGGCGCAGCAGACGCGACCGGGTCGCCGGATACGGATGCGGCGTCCCGCCGTCAGGCGTCTGCCATTCTCAGCGCCTGCACCGCCAACCTCCCGCGTGAAAAGATGGAGCTTGCCGGCACCCTCACCGTCCGCCGCCAGCGCGGCTTCATCCTGTCCGAAAACGCCTACCGCCTGGAGCTGGAGTGGGGCGCGACTCCCGCCATCGCCGCGGTGACCCTGTTCGCCCCCGGGTCCACCACGGCCGTCCAGCGCGTGGTCATGACGCGGGACGGACGGAGCGCCTCCCTCGCTTTTTTCAGCGGCCCGGATCTGGCGCCGGCCGAACCGCCCTCGCTCGCCGGGCGGGTCGGGGGCACCGATCTGACGTGGCTCGATCTGACGATGGATTTTTTGTGGTGGCCCGACGTGCGCCTGGATGGCGAGGGAGACGCCAAGGGCCGCACCTGCGACATCATCGTCGCCACGCCTCCGATGCCGATCCCCGGCTGTGCCGCCGTCAGGATGTGGATCGACCGCAAACTCGGCTTCCTCATGCAGGTCGAACAGCTTGACCCCCAGGGCGAGCCGGTGCGCAAGATGTGGGTCCAGAGCGTCAAGAAAATGAACGAGCGTTGGATGATCCGTGACATGGAGGTTGAAATGATGGGCAGCGGGCACCGTACACGGCTGTACGTGGACCGCCTCATCCTCCCATGA